CTCACTAGCCCTGATCAAATGAAATGGCTCACACCCAGTGTCTGGGTATCTGACACATTTCAATAAGTAACCAGATGTTTCTATGGGCTCGGCTCCAAGTTCAGGCCTTgcctagctgctgagccatcaggGACCTGGCCAAGGTCTTATTGGGGTTTGGCCAGGGATAggtgtctggaacattctagagTCTCCATGTTGCCTGCCCTCCTGTGGCCTCTTCAAACTCACAAGGCATCCATCTCTGGCTGTCACTTTGTGGCAGCCGTCTTGTGTCTCACTTCCTGGAAAGAGGTCTCTAGAGGCCAGACACCAGCAGCAGCCTTGAGGCACGGTGGCACTGGGCAAGTGCTCTTCCTGGGAACGGTAGTACGGGAAGAAGCCACTGGGTGGCGCTGAGTCCTCGAAGAACAGACCCCCTTGGCCGCTCCAGCCAGCTTCCGGGCCTGGGCCGACTGCAGcctgctgagccagctcctcAAAGGCTGTGGGCTGCTCATATGTGCAGAAGGAGAGGCTGGGAGAGCCAAGTGGCTCCCTGTCCTGTAGACTGGTGTCCCGCAGTTGCTGGTACAGGCATTCCAGGTCCTCCCCCAACAGGAGGCTTGGAGAGATCAAGGCACTTGGCTCAGCCTTTTGGATCTTCTGCATTGTCTAAGAAGAGAGGACTCCATTGGCTGGTGCTGCCTGATGCCTTCCTAGTCCTGTCTATATTTGGGAGATTTCTAGAGCTTACACCAGACCAGGGGTCCCTACTGGGAGAAGTCCAGCAGTGCTCTCAGAAAAAAACTGGGCTCTCTAACCTCATCTCACTCCTcaccctgctggctctgttcAGCAGGATGTGGGCATCCCCCAGACCCTCAGTCACACTGCCTGAGCATCTGCGAGCCTCACCCCAGAAGTCTTTCTAGTCTCCCTGACTACGGACTGTTATAACTTTCAGAAATGCTTCTTTCTCTGCCTACTCTGCACCTGAGGTGGTCGTGTCCCTGACACTtttgcaagaaaaacaaaaccaaccaaccaatcaatcaaacaaaagatCCCAAGAAATTGTTCCTTATTCTAACCTCCTGGTCTCCAACTCCCCTAACTAACACTGCTGGGTGCACACAGGCCTTTGCATCAGGTAGACATGTTATTAGTGCagagacaaaacacccatacacgagagggggaaagaggaagaaggagggcaaGAGTGAGAGAGTAAGAGAACGAGGATGCCCACAGGCTTGGCTAGTGTCGGAGTTCTTGTACACTGGTAGGGGAACAACCATGTCTGAtgaagaaacagagaagagaaatggGGGGTTCCTTCTTGGCCAGGGTGAGGGGGGGACAGAGGCCTGGAGTCTCCATTTCCATCACTGCCCATTTGGACCATTTCCGGCCCTCGAGCCGCTCCAGCTTAGACACTCTGGGCTTCATGGCAACGTTTATTATGGTCTGGCCTCTGGCTTTCCCGACTCTTCTAGAGTTCTTGGCTCTTGAATCAGTGATAGCCCCTAAGTTCCTGAATGTCACCTAACTAACTCCTGGGGACGTGCTGGCCATGGACTGATAGAGCCAGGAAGTGAGTGAGGGATCGGAGCACACATCTGACACTGGAGAATGTTCTAATCCTCAGAAGATCCAAAGGGATGGGCTCACCTCTCCTGCTACACGGTGGTGGAGAAGCAGGCCGAGGGACTGTACCAGGGGCTGAGCCCTATCTGTCCCTCTCGAGCCTGTGCTCTTCACCGTACGGGTGTGCAGTACCTGTTCCCTGTGAGGTACATCCCTAAGCCCTGGCACTGACTACACCTTTCCTGACTTGTTTGATCTTGGCAGATGCAATCATGTCTAGATAAGTTTTACTACGTCAGGGCATGCCTTAGATCGATGACTGGGAAACTTGGGACACCGACACTCAGGGAGCATGATCTCCTGTGGGCAGAGCCAAGGAAGGCCAGGTCGCCAGCCATCGCCAggagccagaagccagaagaagggtGTAGAACAACTTCTCCCCTGGAGCCCCAAGAAGGAACTAATTCTGTCCCAATCAGAATTAGGCTAACCAGGCTTCAGGTTTCCAACATTGTGTGGGAATGAGCGGCCATCATTTAAACCCACCAGGCTCGAGAGTTGCCTATAACCCTAGGATCCTAACCGGTATCAGAGAACTGGGTGGCTTACTGTTGAGTTAGAGGGCCCTGCTGGTACTTCCTCTGGAAGCCCTCTATAGCGACTCCCACTATGCCTTACCCTTCCTGCCATCGAGGGGGTGCTGATCAGGACTGACTGTTCTGGGTTGGGGAGAGGGGGATCTACTCTTTGGCCTTGCCTCCCAGGGCCCTGTCTCCTCTTTACCTGCTAGGCCTGGATTGAAAGGGAGCAGGTGTGATTTGCTCCAACTCCCCAGGAGGCTCCCCAGGTTAGGGCGCTCACACTCACTTTGCTGCTTAGAGTCCCCGGCAGGAGCTGGCTGGAGCCCCGAGTGCTGACACTAAGCCTAATCCTCAGACTAGAGCTGGAAGGTCAAagcctcccccaccccgcccccactctTCCGTGAGCCTCCTCTTCACCAGGCAACCCCTCCTGCCCACTGAGAGAAGATTCCACCATGAAGTCACAAGGCCTGGTGCCAGGCAAGAAAGCCAGGTGGCTCTGTCGCCATGGAGACTTCTGCCCTACACCCAGCACCTGTGTTCCTCACCTGCCTTTTAATTCAGCTTAATCCAGATGGCCCCAAGAGAGCAGGGAAACAAAGACTGGGAACATCTGCAGCCAGACCAGCTCTTTTCTCTGGGGCCAGTGAGTCACCAGAGACCACAGAGTGACCCACCCTGGGGTGAAGAAGACAAAGGTTTCTGTAGTTCTGTCCACTGACAGCAGGGCACTCAGGGAGCTGGCCAGCACCGTGTGGATCTCTACTCCCCTGACCTCCagcttctctgtctccttagaCCATGGCTGAGGCACCCCACCATGGCCCTTCCTAAGTAAAGGGAGCAGGTCTCAGGCTTGATGATACACTGTCTGTTCCCTGTTACAGAGCCACCATCCCGGTTCCTGTAGCCAACCTGGTGTTGCTGCTCAGGGGGAAGGGACCAGCATTGTTGACAGCTTCCTAGAAGTATGCAGCCACGAGGGGGCCACACTGTGTGCTTGCTCCATGCTCCTCTGTGCAAGCTTTTAAGTCAGGAGGGCACCACTGTTGTGACGTTTCAGGAAGGGACTGAGCATAGACAAGAGATAGAAGGCTCTGGAGTTTTCCCTTGGAGCATGAGACAGGAGCCTAACTCCAAAGTCTGTAGGACCTTGGGCTTCCCCTGGGTGTGACCATTGGGGCTCTCTGGGTCACAGGCATGACTCTCCTAGATGGCACCCTACACTCACTCTGATGGCCTCTACTGCTTGCTCAttaggtgacttttttttttaaagattttttatttattatatgagtacactgtagctgtcttcagacacaccagaagagggcaccaggtcccattacagatggttgtgagccaccatgtggttgctggaaattgaactcaggacctctggaagagcagtcagtgctcttaaccactgagccatctctccagccccttgggtgactttttcttaaaaaaaatagacttgACTCTTTAATCTAGCTGGAATTCCCTTTTTCCCTCCATAAATAGATATAGTCCTTAATTTTATAACTGGAATGGCCAACTGACTCAATATCATTTGTAAATATTGCTCCCCAAATTTGATTTGAAATACCAACATAACCCAAACGATTAACTTTTAAAGCTcaaatcaaggggttggggatttagctcagtggtagagcgcttgcctaggaagcgcaaggccctgggttcggtccccagctccaaaaaaataagaacaacaaaaaaaaaaaaaaacacctcaaatcagtttctagatttttttttttttaaatatgcctCTCTTTGACTCTCTTGGTATAAATAACATATTATTTGGACTTCTTTCAGACTCGTTTACCTTTAGCTCATGTTATATAGTCAACATAACTTTTAAGGCTAATATCATTAGTAAATCAATACGTCTAATGGAGCAGCCAAGCCCCTTCCCCAGTGCCCTCGGACCCAAGAAGCTACTGTTTGGTTTCCTACCTGGAGTGAGTAGATGTTTGTTCCTGTCTCCCCAAGAATAATGTCATGCATAtacccccctcccttcctccttccctccctccctctctccctccctcctttctcaccATCCCCAGGAACCCAGCCACTGTCATCACCACACACGGCTTAACCTTGTCTAGAACATGTATGTAACTGAACCAAACTGATTAGTCTCTTGGCCTCTCTTCCTCATACATTGCTCCTGACTGCAGTCCCGATACTGTGTGAGCCACTGGACCCCACTTCTCCGACTGGTGGTGCTGCCCCTGGATTGGACATATCAACGTCCCACTGTGAATtgtgtttcatttctttgttccGATGGAATCTTTGTTTTTAGTAGTTCGAGTGAGTAGCCCGGGCGTGGTCTTCACAGAGCACATCCTCTTGGGGTCCACAGCGCCTCTGAACATAACAGGTCCTGCCCTTTACCAACTCTGGGCCTTATTTCTTCCAGCATTTCCCCAACTCTATTTCTCCTGTTATCTTGGAAATCTAACAACGAACACATTAAGTCCTAAAACTATTTTCCCATTTGTCCCCAAGGCTCATTTTAAAAACCTCCTTTCTCCCTATTCCTCAGACTGCATCATAGTTACTGACGTCCGTGCACCCTTTTCTCGCTGTTGATTCTCCCACTGGATCACACAGGGGACATTTTAAATTCAGGCTTTATATATTTCAATCCTAACACTTCTGCttactcttttttaaaagcaGCTCTAAGGTTCTTTGTGGACACTTCCGCAACCCTCGCTGGATCCGACGGAGCATGCGCACACCACAGTCTCTTTGAAGTCTTCAATAATCCAGTAGCGGTGACTCACCTTGGGATTTGAACGTATTCTTTTCCCTTTCAGAACTGGCCCCGCTTTCCTGGCTCTTTGCATGCTAGGTAGATTTGGGTTATTTTAGAGATGGGAAACGTCACCGTGTGCAGACGTTGGGTTCTACCCATAATCCTCTGTCTGAAGGACATTTGTATTTTGTTCTAGCCAGGTCTTTGGTTTGCTTAGGCTTAATCTCAGGTTCAGCATTGCCTTGTATGGACAGTGGTTCCGGTCTCGGGCACTGTCCTGGTTTAGGGTTGTACATGACTTACAGTTCAGTTTGATCTTCAAAGTTTACCCGTTTGGGTCTGTGATTTGTGGATAACTCAGGGATCAGGCTGAGCCTACTGCTTGTCCTCACAGAACTAGGGGACCGTTTTCTTGTCTGTCTATATTCCTCACACCACCTTTCCAGAATGCTCCTCCCCCCATCAGATTTCTTTGGCTAGAAAGAGGGGCTTTCTAGTGGTGCATCCTTTTGCCTCTGCTACTTctgagagaagggggagaaggatgaAAAACAGAAGATGggtagggagggggaagggggaggaaggaaagagggggaggaggagaggagcgGTGTGAGGGAGGATCGGTGTGAGGAAAGATGGAGGAGCTTTGCCCaacacatggctgctcacagatttttctttttctttttttccctgctCTGCATTCACTCACCTTTTAGAGTTATCACATAGCAGCTTGTGTGTTCTATTTAGAATTTCCAGTCACAGTAAGACTGGGCTGCCACAAGCTTATATTATCATTTCAGCCTCATCTTTGCCCGTTTGCTCTTGTTGTTGCATTGTAAACACTCCTTACATATGCAGGATACGAGTCCCTTGTCAAACATTTGCAttgtgagtattttcttcttgGGAATGCCTTTCTAGTGTTATTATTGAAGCCTTTCTGGGAAACaaaagtttactttttaaaaaaaaaaataagttcagtttgtttttcttaaagtgcAGTAGTTCGTCCCTGCAAATAGCCCAAGGGATAGGAAAAGGCTTATGCAGGGTTGCACAATGGTAGACCATAAGCCCACTACAGGCACCCACACCAAGGATTCACTTAACATGTGTCTTCATATGAGCAATCTGAATCCCAAGGTCAGAGATTCATATCTGGAAACACAGCACTCCAGGTCAGTCAGTCGAACGAGCCTGTACCAGGTCCCTCTGACCCAAGTGTCTGCATCCCCAGCTTCTGTTCGCCAGGAATTCTGTTCTCTGCCCAGAGAGCGTATAGTGTGGGTGGGAGGGACCTTGGTCCTGAGCACAGTAAAGGTAGGATGTTTGAAAACTCCTGATTTCCAGAAGCATGTGGTCCCGCGGCGCTAGATACAGGCAGGGTTGGAGGAGACAGAGACTCTGAAGGCTAGGTCTGCAGGAGGCAGCAGGGCATGCAGTGGCCAGGCTGGCTGCAGTCACAGCATCTCTGAGGAACAAATGCACAAGCACTGATCCCCAGCGCGCTGCTCAGAGGAGACCCAGGCCCAGCAGCTCACCGGAACATTGCTGCAGTGCACTTCCGGTCCCTCAGGGCAAAGTCAACGGCCTGCTTCCATGTTGGGAGAAAAATATTTCCCAAACCCTTTGCATTCTCCTTGCGCCAGTTCCGGTGCCAGTCACGTTTGCCCAGAAGCAGCTCGTGGGGTTTGATAGAACTTGTTTGGACAGTACCAAGGCTTCCCGTGGTCCATCGGGAGCAGAGCCTTACCCTCTCCACGCTTCTTAGCATCTCCCTGGCAAGATTTTCTTGTTCAGAGAGAAGCTTTAGTTGCATTTCCGTTCGTCACCATCTCAAAACCCTGTGCCAGGGACCCTGTAGTTTAAGGGTGTCAGAATCAGCCAGATTTGTAAATAAGAGTGTACACAGACCACAGTTCCCTCAGAACTCTGTACTTACCGCCTTGTCCACAAGGGGGAGACTAGTTTCCATTTATTCTAGAAGGTCCCTATTGGGTCGTCATTAATGATTACTTAAGAtgatatttctgtttctttgtgtgtgattGTTTCAGAGAAACTAAATCTCCTCATGCAAGGGTGGCGCCATTTTCCTTCCAGCTGACAACTTTCAGATGGCCGTTTGTTTGAAAACATATTTCCGAATCATTTACACACATCTTCCCCGGGAGTTTAGTCacgggggtagggggatggggtggggtctTCTAACAAATACCACATCTCGACCACAAGAACAGAGTCTTGTGGTCTtctaccccccccaaaaaaatcaggCAAATTATTTAAATTCACAGGAAAGGGGGAGAAGCCCCGTCTTTTTGTCAACGTCAAACAGCAAGCATGTTCTCTTTGAACATGTAAATCCCTTAAACGTATTCAAGAATTTTAACAAGCATTCCAGAAAGCTATCCCGTTACTCTTTGAAGCCCTGGAAGGATCTTCTTAAAGTAGTCACAGGCTCCTTGGGGTTGGGAAGCTGGAGGTGGAGTCCAGAAAGGAAAGGCTGTAACCCAGAGCACAGGTAGGCCAATGGAGGGGGGAATCTTccagaaagaagagacaaggggtCCGTTTCCTATCTGCTCTGCATGACCGGACAGTATGGAGATCTGTCTGCTCATCTACCACGTGGTTCTCCAGGAGGAGCAGCCTCTGGACTCTGGGAACCCATATCTCCCTCAGGGCTTAAGAAACTGaagagacggggttggggatttagctcagtggtagagcgcttgcctaggaagcgcaaggccctgggttcggtccccagctccgaaaaaaagaaccaaaaaaaaaaaaaaaaaaaagaaaaaagaaactgaagagaccaACACAGTTCAGCAGTGTCTCCTTTGGAAATGACAATGTGTTTTCAGGGACAGGTTATTGATGGCAGCGTTGTCAATAGCAAGGGGGAAAGTAAAATTAATGAAAGATCCCTTAAGCGCTCAACGATGGAAGATGAGTCAGAAAAAGGCAGCTGGACTCACACACGGCATCACACAACCTGAAAAGGACAACACAGACCTGTGTTTACGATCATGGAAAACGCCAGATCATTCTACTCACTAAGGGAGAGCTGGCCAAGGGAGTTCTCCAAGAGTCTCACGCAAGGCAAAGGAACCAGAGAGAGTTCTGGGCCACGAGTCAAATGAGACAAGTCACTCTGGATCCACTGTAGCCACTGGGACCACATGGGGCTCGCAGCGGGAGAGGGGCACAGCAGTGAAACAGAACCAGAAGTGGACGCACGTAGACACGCACAACTGAGCTGTGTCAGGAGTGTGAAGCCAAGTGTACAGGGCCGGGGGACAGTCTTGACAAAGTTAACAAAGGATGGTGGAACTTTGGTTGTGTATGAGGGGAAAAACCTCAGCTTACATGAAAATCAATGTGAAATTCAATGTAAGAAGTAATACCTCAAACCACGGGAAAGAAATCACTCCTAAGTACAGCAGGGTAAGGGTCTGAGGGCATCAAAAGCGTCATGTGTAAAGGGGAGAGCTTAACTCCATGGGAGTAAAACTGCTCTGAAAAATGTCTCGCTGAAAGGAGGGAAAGCTACATCAAAAGAGGGGAAAtagcaggaaaacaaaacaaaacaaccaacaccTCCCAGAGCATACATGTGATAAGTCACTACCGGACTGTAGAACTGACTCTGACCAGCAAAGGAACAGCAAAGCCCTCCATGGCTCGATTACAGAGTGGATGAATGACCAGAGGAGACAGACTGCCTACAGGTCACCTGTAAACACCTGAGGGAGGGTTCGGCACAAGCAGCCTTTAggggaatgcaaattaaaaccacaatgagacgacacacacaaccatacacacaccatatatatgtacactgcaTCAGAAGACAataagacaccacacacacacacacacacacacacacacacacacacacacacacacacacacacacctggggcAGAAAGGCTATTTAACAAATGACAGTAGCAAATGCTAGAAGGATCCGTGAAACAGGGTCACTCTGCACTCTGACAATAAAGATTAGGATGGTATATTGATATCACCACAAagaaacaatacacacacacacacacacacacacacacacacacgcgctaTCTCCTTGAGGAATGAAAACATTCACACCAAAATCTACATAGTCAGCCATGAAAAGGAACGAATTATTTGCAAATACGCATCCTTAGCGAGTAGCCAGACATTATGCTGAAGAAAACAAGTTAATGCAAAATGCTTTCCTCTGTGATTCCATTTTTACcacactctggaaatacagaacCTCAGAAAAGTTGAACAAACACTTCGGCTCCTAAACCTGCAAACTGTTGGGTGGTACGGACAGAAGGGAGGTGGAGACGGCTATAGGAAGGACATCCTCGGAAAcaagtctgtttctttccggCAACGTCAGTAGAAATATCCCTATTGACTGTATCAAAGCCTGGGTCTtggggctgacaagatggctcagagggtaaaggtgcttgctgccaactGTGATTTGGGATGACTCCTAGAACTCATGGTGGGAGGAAAGAGATAGCTCTCCTACCTTGCTTGCTGACCTCCAGGCTGACCAGAAGTCACCGTGTAgctaagggtgaccttgaacttctgatcctcccaaGTCCTGGTTTTACAGACTATGCTTCACCGCACCTGCTTTGAGGCAGTTTGGAGGTAGGGCTGAACCCACGGCTTCACCATTGCTAGGCAAACAGCCAGTGATTGAGCCCACTCTACATTGTTAGAACCACGTGTGAATCTCATGATCTCCAGACTCAACCTTTAGTTTAAAAGGACTGAGCATGAAACTGCCCTGAAAACCAGAAGCTGTGGATATATGTCCTAGTGGACCAGTATCTTAGGGCTTCGCCAGAGTCCTCTAGACAGGGTGGTCAGGTCCTAGGTGTACTGTGCACTCCAGGAAGCTCCTAGATGATAAGCCAGGAGAGCCCAAACGCCACTTCAGTTCCCCAAGTCCTGAGGATACTTACTCCCTTCCCCAGCTTGCTGGCCATagagagagaggcaagaggaTAGAAGGGCAGCACCTTCCTGGGCTCTCTGGGAGGCAGCCTGTGGCACTCACACCATCCTCCACAGGTGAGATCTTGCAGCCAGTTAACATCCATCAGCAAGCAGCAAATGAGCAAGCACTGGTAATTAAAACTCACACGTTCTTTCTCTCCAGAGTCGCCCTTTGCTGGGTTTAGAGTCCTCAACAAGTACAGCTTTCTCCAATTAAACCACCACAGGTAGCTTTTGTACAAATCTCAGCTGTCCGCCTAGTAGCCAGAAGGTAAACACGGCACGATTTAGTGCTCCATAAGGCCTGAGAAATGCTATTTGGATCTGTCAGCTGCTCCTAATGAGGACACAGCTATCAGAGATGTAAACAAGCCATCAGTCTGAGGGGACTGTCTGGGGGCGCTGAGTGAGGTAGCTGGAAAAGCTCACAAGGCAAACGGGCTGCAAAGGCAGGCGCCAGAGGAGACAGTGGCATAGACCACAGAGCCAAAGCAAGAGCTCAGAGGAAACCTGGGAATCctgaggggggggggggttggctcTCTGGGGAGGCTCTCAATGGCCCAGTGCTGAGCAGAAGACCCAACCCAGtggccttcccttctcttcctggaACGTAAGGTGCCATATTCTACCTCAGGGCCTAGGCACTTGCTCTGTCCCCTCTTGAGTGCCCTTCCTCCAGGTCTGTACTTAGTGAAACCCTCCAATCCTGCCTTTTTCTCAGAAGCCTCACTCCCTCCAAACTGGCCTCTGGGCCCACCTCCCGCTCAGCTCACGTGCTCCCTGGCTATCTCCCCAGAGCACTTCCTCAGGAGGCATGCTGCTTGTCTGGCAGCTTTCAGAGCCCCTCAAAGTGGAAGAGCTTGTCCATCCATGTGTCTTAGTCACTCCATGTCTCCCAGCTTCACCGAAGGCCTGCAGAGAGCAGGGCAGGGCCACCACCACCCTAGCTAGAGGCCTCATTCTGTCTTGAGAGCTCTGTATTTCCCCTTAAGTCCCTCTCCAGGAGCTATAAAGGCAGAAGCGAGTCCTTCAGCCTTGTGAAGAATAAACCGGGAAGGGCAGGGCAGCAGGCTAGAGGCTGCTGAGACAGACCCTAGGCTTGGTTATTCTGGTACCCAACCTGCCCTGCCAACCTCTACCAGGTCAGGCTGCAGTCACTCCCCCCTTTACTGGACAGTCTGATGCCCAACAGCTTCACCTTTTCTGAGGACAGAGCAGCTGGTCAGCCTCTCCTTCAACTGCAGGCGTCTTGAGAACCAGCTCCTCTAAGGGAGTGTCAGAGCCTGGTCACAATCAAGGTCAACAGATCCTTCTGACTCTCCTACTCTCTGAGGCAATGATCTTCCTGATCTGACCCCTAATGTGTACATCCCAGCTACATAACATAACCTTTGCCCTGTCCTGGGCTCCTGCAGGATGGGGGTTGGGACTTGCTTCCCCTATAAAGACAGATCCCTTTGtcagcattttgtctaggctccgcccctcagttacctggcaacagccaggtgtgcctgactcactataaaaggggctgctcacctctctctctctccctctctctctctctctctctccctctccctctccctctccctctccctctccctctccctctccctctccctctccccttgctcCTGCTCCTTTGCCCTCTTCCCCCtcactccctttcccctctcccttttctctccatgGGCTGGCTCTTCTcccccccctttctctgtctctaccccctcaattctcctccccattccctaaataaactctattgtTATGTAGCtagtccctcagggggaagggatgcctcagcatgggcccacagaggcaccccccTCACCTCCACCAAACACATCcctgccttctctttcttttaataaaacacaacagCTTTAGCTAAGGCTAACTGAGGAACCTTCATCTTAAGACCACACCAGTCCCCACAGGTCAAGCTCTGACTGCAGGAGGTGCGTGGTTGGCACTAAGTTTCGCTCACCCTTCCTGTGGGCTTCACAGGAATGAGACAGAGCAAGGCAGGCTCTGGAAGTAGAGATGTGGCTTTGAAGAAGCTGCATCGGCATCCTaagtctgcctcttcctctaactcCAGTGGCAGCTAATGGGATTAAACAGCCACATAAAAACACTGAGTGCCAGGGCTGGAACAGTGGCTGGACAgataagaacacttgttgctcttccagaggacctgggttcagtccccagcacccacatggcagctctcaactgCTGTAACTCTCAGTCCCATGGTACttcaccctcttctggactcagtGAGCACCAGACAcaaatgtggtgcacagacaaacaCGCAGATAAAACACCCGTGCAtacaaagtacattttaaaaataaactcagggcCTGGCACAGGGATGTGTGGCTTGGAAAGATGGTGTTGGTGATGGACAGAGGTGAGCATGAACCATCCATGGATGGAAATGGTCTCGCTTCACACCGAGATGGCAGGGAGGCACAGGTGATTTGTGGGAGAGCTGTTAGAAAATGAGGGATGTATTGAGTAGATAAAAACCCCACATAAATGACTAGTGCGGCAAGATAACCCAGGGTGCAGTAGTGGCCTGTATGCCATGGTGGTAACcagcagctctctaattggacttaagacccactCAATAAGCGCTAAgcatgtgggggctggagagatggcttagtggttaagagcactgactgctcttccagaggtcctgagttcaattcccagcaaccacatggtggctcacaaccatctgtaatgagagccgatgccctcttctggtgatgACAGTgaaagtgtacttatataaaataaataaatcttaaaaaaaaaaaaaaaaagagctaaattTGCTTGGTATCAGAATCCTAGTCAACTATACAGAGTTAGTAGAGTCatgtatctctctcttttttttttggtctgggagctggggaccgaacccagggccttgcgcttcctaggcaagcgctctaccactgagctaaatccccaaccctgaagtcaTGTATCTCtaaggagaacctacaaccaccACATTACTAAACCACCATGTTCCCTAACTGTATcctaaatatttgtctttataccACAGATAAATGTGGTCCTCACCTCTCTTcaaggaagcttctctttgcaagGCAGACAGAGACTATTACAGAAAAATAGAGTTGAAGGCGGACAGAGACTATTACAGAAAAACAGAGCCAATCAAAATGTAGCTGTACAAGCCCATCCCATTGGACACATCTACAACCCCTGCAGCTAAAACTCAGGGATCATTTAAGGGCCAGGGGATCGGGGCGTTTGCTGTGAGACTACGTCTTCTAGTAATGTAAGAAGCTATACCCAAAATGTCTCACCCACATGGTTAACTGaacatgaactgaacaaggacCACGATAATGGGCGTGTCGAAGCAGGCAGGGATGAGACAGGGGGAGGGCACAGGGCATCAATCCTACATAGAGAAGTACATGCAACTAAGaatccagagagagaaagaaatagaccTCTCCAAAGAAGGGCagaccaattggttatccaataccacaTGGTCAGTGCCGAAAACATAACCTACAAGTAACATAACAGTATGCAGGCTGggcatgtggtatgtatgtatctggaatgtgtgtgtatacacatacacatacacaaaaacatatacATCCTAtacatatgtaacaacaattaaagggGGCCATGAACTTGAAAGGGAGCAAGGAGAAGGGTATAGGAGagggtttggagagaggagaaggaag
This genomic interval from Rattus norvegicus strain BN/NHsdMcwi chromosome 17, GRCr8, whole genome shotgun sequence contains the following:
- the Gm3045l gene encoding uncharacterized protein LOC498699 isoform X2; translated protein: MQKIQKAEPSALISPSLLLGEDLECLYQQLRDTSLQDREPLGSPSLSFCTYEQPTAFEELAQQAAVGPGPEAGWSGQGGLFFEDSAPPSGFFPYYRSQEEHLPSATVPQGCCWCLASRDLFPGSETQDGCHKVTARDGCLPAAAAWKVSRVMTARMPLSLGTLFLVPRDSCHTTEAPKRG
- the Gm3045l gene encoding uncharacterized protein LOC498699 isoform X1; translated protein: MQKIQKAEPSALISPSLLLGEDLECLYQQLRDTSLQDREPLGSPSLSFCTYEQPTAFEELAQQAAVGPGPEAGWSGQGGLFFEDSAPPSGFFPYYRSQEEHLPSATVPQGCCWCLASRDLFPGSETQDGCHKVTARDGCLSPLAGPDLISGFSPSPACCCCLEGLACDDSQDAALARHPVLGASGFVPYYRSPEERLDTSPVLPSSVLGSSRE